In Miscanthus floridulus cultivar M001 chromosome 8, ASM1932011v1, whole genome shotgun sequence, the sequence gaaaccaacatgcatggagaggctagctcctggccgagggccattttataggtgccagcagtcgtggtacatttttatttctgaactaaagttgtcagggtaggtggaagcagtgttccaactattaTGGTCATAGGagtactgttggcatgtgaggagcatctacacatcactgtcggttttagtttaaaaaccgacagtgaattaggccttctgtgtcggtttgagcaaccgactgtgatagaagctatcactgtcggttttaaaaccaaaaccagcAGTGAAGTGTCTGCCGCCATCgtagccttttagtaaaaaaaggTTTAGAGCCTGCCATTGCAgtgctatcactgccggttttaaaaccaaaaccgacagtgaagggccctacCACCATtgcagccttttagtaaaaaaatataaaaaaaatcacaGTCTTGTagctttttttataaaaaatatataaaaaaattctgAGCCTAGGATTCGATCCTAGGTCTCGGGTTTCTTAGTTTGGAACCTTAACCACTATGCTAGAATAGGGATTATGTTAGAAatagttgttctttttcttttatcctgtcgtaatgcactactaaataataaatgcaaaattaaaagagtttggcccgcctaggattcgagcgcgggtctcagagtacagagtgcacggccttaaccgctgagctaggatagggagttcgtttAGTTTGCtttcctttatttatttattaatataaataatgtagttagtttatattctaaaataacataaaaatttgtcttgattatttaattctatgataattaattaatggtctataattatcaaataatagtgtttgtgaacatcatcttaatatttgattacatagtcaataattaaattgtagagatgcgcacaaaatataaattaaatattcagtgcgaattactaatacaacgtttgtataatgattacatagttaacaataatctaactatctttaggtgcatcaacaatgagggcctcattgtgatcaattcatacgtaagcaggttcatcaccctcttgaaggataggtaggggtacgttcgctccgaatggaggcatttcctgatagcccctggagtcttcttcgtccgtcactccatcgacatcgataatctttcttttcccttctaggactacttttagccttccttttgtcttgttgtcccttacatagaagacttgcataacatctcttgcaaggacaaaggggtcgtctctgtatgcggtcttagtgagatcaacggtagtgaacccttcattgttagtgttgatttcctcgagctggACCCACTGACAGTGAAAAAGAGCTtccttcaacggaccataggctagctcccatatctcctctatgaaaccatagtatgtcgcctacacgttgccgttttcgtcgtgagcatcaaaatgaacaccacaattttggtatgtgctctttccatcttgctttttttgtgtaaaatgtgaatccattgatctcatacccttggtacttaagatatgtactcgaaggtcccttggctaaggcatccagttgattacccaactttattccaagcaagcgacgtcgtaaccagctaacaaattcctccttatgttttttatccagccaagcctgtgacctgcttggatacagagtttgtagcgattgcctgtgctcgtcaatgtatggcatcacacccttggcttgctcgAAAACAGTGAATTGtgtctgtctgaaagaaacagggtcgtctactgtaacagatttctccccgatcgttcctttgccacgtagtcttccctcgtgacaagattctagaactccgaccatTTTGATGTCCAAATAATATGTAcaaaactcaatggcctcctccgttgaccatccttcaaccatgcccccttctggcctggaTCTGTTCTTAACATACCTCATGAAAACTTTTATCAATCTTttaaaagggaacatctgatgcatgtacattgggccaagggctctaatttggtcaacaagatgaatgagcagatgcaatgagatatcaaagtaagtcgacgggaaatgcatctcaagcctaacaagagtttcggctatgtcccgctgttgctgctctagcgtggacacatcaatgaccttttttgagatcgcattgaagaacgagcaaagctttatgattggggcgtggacctttggagggaggataccacacagagcaacagggagcagctgagtcataatgacatgatagtcatgggccttcatagggccatagttgaacttgagttctctcatgttcactagcctcttcaggttcgcacagtagcccatcgggactttgagttcattgaagaaagaaataagcgcacacttttcttccttcttcaatgtccatgacgcaaccggaagttcaaactggccattctctagctccatgggatgcagctctttcctgattctcaagtgttgcatgtctaggagtgtggctagtgaattcttcgatgtccccccggtgtccatcaaggtgttaagagtgttagcgcacacgtttttagtgatgtgcatgggatcaagacagtggcgtacactcagaaatggccagtaaggtagtttctagaaaactaattttttcttccaaacactcccatcaggcgctgctacttcattgtcccccttcccaaggacaacctctagtttgttgagttctcgaagtatcgcaggcccgtctcgatattttggagctaagcgtttctcaatagtaccgttgaaatcttttttgttcctacggtaagggtgatccttaggtaggaacctacagtgtcccatataaactatctttgagttatttggcagatttaccacatcggtgtcgtccaagcactcgacacatccagtatagccttttgtcttctctccgggcaacgaacctcgacctggcaggttggtgattgtagcgataagtactcccttgatcgtgacatgttttTTTTTGTACTTATCCtaaacatctggcacacccttttcaaacatctctagcagttcatcgatcactggttccagaaacacatcgatgtcattcctaggttgtcttggcccttggattagtagtggcatctggatgtacgaccgcttcatacagacccaaggtggaaggttgtatatacagagcgtcactggccaggtgctatgattgcttctaacctagtcgaaaggattcatcccatctgtgttcaaagcaaaccaaaggtgccttacctctccaccgatgtccttatagaacatagtattgatagtcctccagtcatgcccatcggcggggtgcctcatcattgtatctttcttacgctcttcgtcatgctagcgcaacagcttggctaactttgcacatgcaaacaacctatgcagccggggagctatagggaaataccaaatgacctttacgggacctcctctggtcttggtacccttatctgacggcccttccttgtaccgtggagcttcacacttggggcacttgtcaaagtctttgtatttttctccacggtacaatatgcaatcattggaacacgcgtggatttttttcaacctcgagaccgatgtggcagatcatttgcttggccaagtatatcttttctggcaacttgtttttttctgtgagcattttccttattatacctaacaactgatcgaagcctttatcgcttaatccgtttgtcgatttgaactctaacagcatgatgtcggcttccagtttgctcattggacaattcctatacaatggtgttttgccatcttatctcattttctttatctttctcagctgtctttcactaagacatccggtctctacattacatagcagctgagaaatgccatcgttatcctcggtgtcgtcagctagcgtgtttctaaacacattattaactgtggccataggttccgtgttgacaccgggtttctcgtcagcatcgtggatggctacgtcaggcatgtccacatcatcatcgttttcctacagaacattcacaccaaccttgccatgcatagtccatatcgtatagtttggcatgaaccccctggtaatcaagtgcgatcgtatagactcaatttgacgaaagttcttatgattcttgcaatcttttcatgggcagaagacatggttctcattcccagcatgggctttggcatcggtgataaactggctgacgccatgcatgtaccgcttgtccgttcgggacagatgcatccactctcgatccatctctgcataaaaaaatactgagacagtaattataaagaattaataagaaatcgagcttcatgaacaacaattgtagctcgaaagtaccatttttagaaaacattattgtacactaattattaaaaaattgaaattggtagccccggccctgtaaattgaaaatcgtagtaaaaacagtTATTGcataatattgaagaacaactattctactctacttctaagaactaattatagcatcacatactaacaatgatgatcttgaccaccatggaataattaattacctaggaatttaaatgtgttcatagacaccaaccttttggatgatggattcaccacaatttgagccttgcacaaatgttcaATTAGAAAAgtactctctagaatggagaaaaaactagaatgagaatcaagcaatgtagccatcaaaacgaagctaattaagcaataaaatcaaaggagtggatgtttgttactaaccttaaagcaaaaagatcaagccattcttcaaaatccaagcactagcttcatggtgaagagcagccgcaacaatggaggaaagggtccaaacgcgcgcatctgttctcaggatggaagagaggaggaaggagaggacggctgcagcctttttgtgttgtaggcttatcaccatcggttcttggctagaactgacagtgatagtacccaatcactgtcggctcttggcttaaaccgacagtgatgagtgtcCGCCAAAACACTTCCGGTTCAAgcaaaaaaaccgacagtgatgtggtccttcactgccggttttagcccagcaccaatcatttttttattttcaagcttataaccgacagtgaagatacatcactgccggttctcacaaatctggcagtgatgaggccgacatTGATGTACAAATTTGGGGTAGTGTTGTGGTTTTCATTGAGCCCTAGAGTTAAGTTTTGAAATTGGCACCAAATTCATCCCTCCTTTGTGCACTCGCAGTGACCTTTCACCCTATGGCTCTATTTATAGGAGAGAGGAAAGATGCTGAGATGGctatttatatttattttcctCAGTGGGACTAATGATTACACAAGTGTACAAACCCTCAGACATTACAATTGTATCCTCGGATATTTATACATATGTCTTGGAACCTAGTATTTATTTGAACTTCTTTTACTAGTACACACAAAGAAAATGTGCATACCTACCGCTGACACGCTGCTGCTGACGTTGGCTGTGCGCATTCATTCCTACCGCTGACACGCTGCTGCTGCCATTGGTGTTAAATATTTGTACTATATATAATAACAATTAACACGGGTGGATCTAGCAGTGAGGCGGGAGCTCAATTCCCCTACCGACTACCGTTGCCGTGACAATGTGGAGTCTTTCCTAACTTTTATAGatatgaaaaaaagaaagaagtaaTTCTAGAAGTTAAAGATAACTTAAGCctccttttaaaaaaaatagatccATCCGCACTGCTATATAATATAGgaggtgatatatatatatatatacacacactactCTGTAACTAGCTATAAAATAATTTATTCTATAGTCACTTTGAATtacaataattactatgttaatttacgagattatagtaactctttactaggtggtttactgtaacgttataataaatatctccatgtgttataataacccaactatcgtaaatatgtattgacattatcgtaaattagtatataaaattgtCGTAAATAAAGAtgactacagaataacttattttgtagctggctactgaacgtactctccctatatatagacgtgtgtgtgtatatatatatatatatatatatatatacacacgtacTATTCTGTAGCTGAatgcagaataagttattctgtgaccACTTTtaattacgataattactatactaatttacgaaattatggtaactccctcataagtgatttactatagcattatggtaagtatcatcttgaattatagtaacacgtgtatcgtaaatgtgtatttTCATTATCGTGAATTGATAccaacattatcgtaaatcaaggtagTCATAGAATAAGTtatacacatttacgatacatgggttactataattcaagatgatacttaccataatgctatagtaaatcacttatgagggagttatcataatctcgtaaattagtatagtaattatcataactcaaagtggccacataATAACTTATTCTGCGACCAGCAGAACAGtacgtctatatatatatatatatatatatatatatatatatatatatatatatatatatatatatatatatatatatgctatttGTGTGGAGATTTGATGCTGCTATATAGGAGTATACtatcgccctgttcgcttagctgataagctataactaaaagtactgttgactattttttttataagagaaaaatattatttgttggctaaaaaaatatggcttataagccaagcgaacgggACTCGTCTGTCTCACGACTTCTTGTTCTGGTGATCCTTTAATTTACACGTCTTCGCGACTTTAGTATTTGGCTTCGCGACTTGTCTGTCTCACGACTTCTTGTCCTGGTGATCCTTTAATTTACACGTCTTCGCGACTTTAATATTTGTTAGTCGAGGCTCAGAGCAACCACGGCGGGCAGAggctgttcgcttgctcgtaaatgatcgtaaattttcagtcaggaacagtgtttttctctcacaccaaaccagccaacagtaaataatccataatacgatacggcctcccgaacaggctgtatactGAACTTGTGTGTATAAAAATGCTGATCATCCTCCTTGGCGTGTTACTGCACTCACTTGTCTGTCTCACTGGCTGCTTTAGCTAGCAGCTTGCAGGACAGGAAGCAGCGCCATTATGTGTGTCCCTCCGTCCTGCACATAATCCCGCACAAAAGAGCCTCTATTTCCCTGCAGTCTCTCAAGCAAATTGTGACAAGCaagattgagagagagagagtataggCAATCGGCGACCATGACGGATAGCATGGACGCGGCGAGGATCATAGGCTATTTCAAGGGGAAGACCATCCTCATCACCGGCTCGACTGGCTTTCTTGGAAAGGGTATGTGTACTTTTATCACTTGCTCCACAGGAGCACATCTATAGGAGTACATGCGATGGATTATCTGTTGACCAAAGCTTGCCCTGCTGCATGTGATGAACGAATGAATGATCCGTGTCGTCGTTTAATTTGTGCAGTTCTTGTGGAGAAGATACTGCGGGTGCAGCCTGATGTGAGCAGGATCTACCTCCTCGTAAGAGCGACCGACGCGCCGTCCGCAAAGCAGCGCGTCCAACAAGAGGTCATTACTAATCCATACCATCACCAGCACGTTCATTTTGTACATGTCAACATGCACCTTTTTCCGAATAATTTCTTCGCTAATTACATGTGTATAtatctctacacctaaaaaacTCTAAAGTAATCATCTACCCGGTCATACCAAATCTCGCTCCGGTTCATGTATCCACGTCCGATACGAATCATCCTTCACTCGGAACTCACGCGTCCGCATCCTATCCGATTCCAATACTAAGACCGGAGTCCGGATCTAATACGAAATCCTCGGAGTTCACGCGTTTAATGAGGTTCGGTCAACAAAATTATGATCCCGGTGCAACGCACGGACATGTATCTATACTCTATATAACATGCATATGCTTCCTGAACATATTGTGCATATATATAGGACAAGGTTATCCCGCGACCAGTCGCGCCCTTAGGGGAGCGCGCGACTGTCGTCTTACTCGCGCGTCCGGCCTCTCCCACCCCCACCTCCTCCCCTACCGTCGCTGGCCGCGGCTTCCTCACCGCCGGTCGCGCCGCCGGCAAATGCCACCGCCCAACGAGCCCGCCCTCCCCTAAATACAAGCAAGTTCACATGCGTCGATCTCGTCCTCACCCTGCCCCTGTCCCCACCACTAGCGGCCGGCGGCGAGTCGCCTCGCCGCGCCGCCCACAACCTGCCCACCCTAATCACACGACCTCGCCGCCGACGACCGCCGCGTCGCCCCTGCTGCCAACCCCGCCCACCCGGTTGGCCCCAGCCGCCCTGCCGCACCACCCTCaacccgccaccaccgccgtgtcACGGCCACCGTCCCCAAAAGTCCCTTCTAGAGCCGCCGggaaatccctaaccctaactccgGTGAGGCGAGGCACGGGCGCGGGTGCAGACATGAGCATGGGCGtgtgggagggagagggagagggagaggtggGCCGGCCCACCTCGCGCCATCGCGCTTCGCGCGATGGGGCACGCGATAGAGTTTCCTATATATATACCTGTGTTACAGTAGCAGTGTTCCTTGTAATAATAGTTAATAAAACTAGTGTTGGTTACAGCGTGAACCAAATTAACACTCAATCTTTTTTAACTTCTCGCACGAAACCAAGTTGCACGTTGCGTGTGTGGCTATGGAGCTACCTTCTACCTTAATTTTAGCTGATTGTCGCTTTTCCCTTGTCGATACCGTACCGCCCAGGTGCCCACGTGCGACAGCGGCAGATGGGTTTATATACTGCCGTTGTTCACCTGTCAACTTTCATCTCATCTCTGTCGAAATACACGGTCAAGAGAGCACGCACGTGGCAAACTAGCTAATATAAATATAGCATCATGTTGTTGCATGCGTACATACGTGCTCCCTCGGTTTTAAGAGACGAATGAAGCATTTTACTATATAAACTTTCTTATTACTTCTTCTCTAATTGAAATGGCGGACGTCCTCTATTAATCTTGATTAACACCTCGTATGTCCGCTTCTGTGaacaattttagaaattcaaaaagAAGGCCCGGCGAGCCCACTAAGACCCTGCCGGCCGACTTAGGCCATGACTGCGCCACCACCCCCGACAAGGCCTCGACTGCGCCACCGCCCTAAGCACGTCCCCAAGGCAACTGTTGTCGAGCCACCACGTTATTGCCGAGGCACCCTCTTCCGAGCTGCCGATGATGAGATCTAATCAAATTTGTTCCATCCAGAGAGGGCCAGAGTTACCTAACAAACAAGTAGAAAAACCATAATATGCTTAATGTAAAAATGGTACCAATAAAACTTTTCCATGTGAACAGCAGCCACTGCCCTAATTTCGACCGCCATTTAGGGACTCCTCCCAACCGCCGTCTTAGTCCCTGTCCTCCCTTCCTACCAACAACTTCACCGATGGCCATagtatccttttttttttttgaggaaacgcCACAGTATCCTTGCATAGACTAAGTTCGTTTGCTGATCATTTAAGGTTTGGTTTCCAAACGGCATTGACGAGGTGGTGACAACCGACAACAATGGAGTTTTAGAATAAGGTCTTTCTGTCCTCTTCATACCTCAAAGATGCCTAATTTGGCATCAACGAAGAACCAATGAGAGTATATTCTACTAGATATGTGGTTCTCTTTGGATGTTGTTGGTGTGTTCCTTAGGGAAGCAAGCATTTGGTTAGCTTTCAATGTGACAATTTCAACATCTCCTTTTTGTCCGTTCTATGGAAATATCCTATTTCTCCAACATTATATACTGTTGGTAAGGGATTGTAAGCTTGTGTTCCTTTAGGTTTTCTTTTGTTTGGGAGTGGGATAAGGATGAGGTGGGATATCCCACCACTTCGTCCCTGTGTTTGGTTCGGCCCCTAGATAGGAATATTCTCCTAAGATGTTGTCCCCTGCTGTCCCTTAACATCTGAAGTACATCCCCTGGTGACATCGTTAGCTTCCATTAAAGCATTGTCTTGGTCCTCTTCATGTTCTTTTTCTATGAATGAAGTCGCCCGGACGATTGTCACAATGCACCCCCATACGTTGTCGCAACGGCCACGGACCATTTCCTCACGCCTCCGACCAGCTTCCCACCTCCCCTCGCATGTCCTCTTGCCGAGCACAGACCATCCCCGCACACCACCGCATTGTGTCTCCGCGCGCCGCCACGCATGCCCCCACCACGCCCCACTGTCGGGACAGTAGCACAATGGCAACAGGATGGGGCAATTGCGCCTTTGTGTCAGCGAGGGAGGAAGGTTGGGCAGGGCAGCAACACCTCCTCACATACAAGGAAGGGTGGCCACGCTAAACGGAGTTGTGCCGTCGAGCCGCATAGGCAAGGGTTGAAGGGAGGGCGGTTATGTGTGGGTGGAGCTATGTCGTCCCAGTGAGGGACATGTCATGTTAATTTTTCTTACAGATATGGTTTATCCATGGAAGCTAAAGGAGGAAGAAAGGAGGTAAAAATATGACACGTGGGCTCTAACTTGACGGTTGCTACTAAAGGGAGCAAAACGGACATCCATTCCATCATTTCCATCCCTCAAATAGGAACAACCCCGCCCCTCTAACCAAACAAAAAGAATCAAGACTATCTGAACCCAGTAAATAGGGACAGGACCATGCCATCCCCTATCCGAATTCCCAATATTGAACACAACCTTATGGATCCTGTAGCTTATATTCTTTTATTAGTGGATACTAAATCTTAGTGACTTTGGGGCCTTTAAAGTCTTGTATAAGAAGGGTCAAGGGTGTTTGGAGGTGTTCCTTTCCCTTACTATCTTTTTAATGTGTTTTTCAATTTCCAACGGACAGTGGACAATCGAAAGAAGAAAATAGCTAGGTCCATTTTTTatgtacttttatttttaagGTTGTTTTTTATCAAGTTATCCATCTTTGTAGCAATTTAAGGTTGTTTCTTGTCAAGTTATCCATCTTTGTACTAGCAATTGTTTTCCTCGATAAATATCAAAGGTATgtctttattaaaaaaaatggTATCATTAGATTTGCATTTGGAAATGTATTTCCACACCAGATAAACAATATATTTTGTGGGAATGCATGTTACGTTAGTGATCAAGTGGATTGTGTAGTGGACTAGCTAGTAGCTACTACTATAAATAAGTGAAGTGATTTTGTGGTGCCTGCATGCGTTCACCGTGGATGCAGGTGACCGACACCGAGCTGTTCAGCCTCCTGAGAGACAACTATGGCGAGGGGTTCGACCTGTTCATCCAAGAGAAGCTCGTTCCTTTGGCCGGAGACATCACGAACGAGGGCCTGGGCCTGGAGCCGCCCACATTCGACGACTTGGCCAAGGAGATGGACGTCATCGTCAACATTGCTGCAACCACCAACTTCTACCAAAGGTCGGTCTGAAAAAGCATGCACCTCAGCTAGCTGTGCGAGTTGATGAATTTCTCAACGGTGCCATGCATGTGAATATTGcaaagtgattttttttttttttttgcagatatGATGACTCGCTAAACGTGAACGTGATGGGGGTGAAGCACCTCTACCAGTTCGCCAAGCAGTGCGCTAACCTGAAGATGTTCATGCACGTCTCCACTGGTCCGTCAGAGTGCTCCACTGGTCCTGTTCTCAGTGCTGACGAGCAGCAGAAACTGATCATTCTGCATGCGCGCATGCAGCCTACGTGTCCGGCGACAGCACGGAGCTGATCTTGGAGAAGCCCATCAAGCCCGACGAGGCGCTGCGGGAAGGCATGCGCCTCgacatcgacgacgagctgcgccTCGTCAGCGACGTCAAGAACGAGCTGGCGACGACGCCGACGACGAACGGCGATGACGCGAGAGCGGCGGAGAGGAAGGCCATGAAGGAGCTGGGCCTCCAGAGGGCGCGCCACTTCGGGTGGTCCAACACGTACGTCTTCACCAAGGCCATGGGCGAGATGCTGCTGGGGCAGCTCCGTGGCGGCGACGACGACATGCCGGTGGTGATCGTGCGGCCCAGCATCATCACCAGCCTCCGGGCGGACCCGGTGCCGGGGTGGATGCAGGGCACTCGCACCATCGACACGCTCATCATCGGCTACGCCAAGCAGAACCTCTCCTGCTTCCTCTGCGACCTCCGCATGGTGATGGACGTCATCCCGGGGGACATGGTGGTGAACGCCATGCTGGCGGCCGTGGTGGCGCACTCCGGGGagcgcagtggcggcggcggcgcgcaggCCATGACGATATACCAGCCCACCTCGTCGCTCCGCAACCCGGTGACCTACGCCGTGCTCTACCGCTCCGGCAGACGCCACTTCGAGGAGCACCCGCGCGTAAAGGACAACGGCGAGGTCATCCC encodes:
- the LOC136472993 gene encoding fatty acyl-CoA reductase 1-like, producing MTDSMDAARIIGYFKGKTILITGSTGFLGKVLVEKILRVQPDVSRIYLLVRATDAPSAKQRVQQEVTDTELFSLLRDNYGEGFDLFIQEKLVPLAGDITNEGLGLEPPTFDDLAKEMDVIVNIAATTNFYQRYDDSLNVNVMGVKHLYQFAKQCANLKMFMHVSTAYVSGDSTELILEKPIKPDEALREGMRLDIDDELRLVSDVKNELATTPTTNGDDARAAERKAMKELGLQRARHFGWSNTYVFTKAMGEMLLGQLRGGDDDMPVVIVRPSIITSLRADPVPGWMQGTRTIDTLIIGYAKQNLSCFLCDLRMVMDVIPGDMVVNAMLAAVVAHSGERSGGGGAQAMTIYQPTSSLRNPVTYAVLYRSGRRHFEEHPRVKDNGEVIPNNKMRFFTTIPRFRLYMILSYKLPLEMLHMGNLLLCGLFSQFYKDSNRKYKFVMHLVDVYGPFAFFKGCFDDTNMERLRSMMVMNTPEDEMFNFDPKTIDWDDYFYKIHIPGVLKYVCK